In Nitrospira sp., one genomic interval encodes:
- a CDS encoding GAF domain-containing protein, which translates to MEPSTILLADLWPCLQGMIPAALSTSSRDGVPNITFVSQIYYVDADHVAISHQFFNKTHRNVREHPLACAMVLDPRTLQGYRLYLRYDHSESSGPLFDSMSLQLQAIASYAGMTDVFRLQAVDVYQVLRIERMDGFTRTPTPPAGEQPSRLLVDQDLEGLRLLSERMGRCELLGDLLESTLRLLDERLGFRHSMILLADEANAKLITIASHGYSDNGVGSEVGIGEGLIGMVARARCPLRLSAIDHSLRYARAVRGRVEAVDGAEAVCREIPLPGLPGASGQLAVPLVSHKCLIGVLAVECTEPLAFMAREDTLLMIVAGQLAAGIEQLSREVEEPTPGPAVRSATKPRATAPRTRQFSFFRADDCIFVDGDYLIRNTPARILWRILTQHREAGRCDFTNRELRMDAWLGLPEFKDNLESRLILLRKRLEQKCPDIRLVPRGRGRFALETEVAIELAERGS; encoded by the coding sequence ATGGAGCCCTCGACGATCCTACTGGCAGACTTGTGGCCCTGCCTGCAGGGCATGATCCCCGCCGCCTTGAGCACCAGCTCGCGCGACGGGGTGCCGAACATCACCTTCGTCAGCCAGATCTACTATGTCGATGCCGACCACGTAGCGATCTCCCACCAATTTTTCAACAAGACCCATCGTAATGTCCGTGAGCATCCGCTGGCCTGCGCGATGGTGCTCGACCCGCGAACCCTACAGGGCTATCGGCTGTATCTGCGTTACGACCACTCCGAATCATCAGGCCCGCTCTTCGATTCCATGTCGCTCCAGTTGCAAGCCATCGCGTCTTATGCCGGCATGACCGACGTGTTCCGCCTCCAAGCCGTCGACGTGTATCAGGTCTTACGCATCGAACGGATGGACGGATTTACCCGAACCCCGACACCGCCTGCCGGGGAGCAACCTTCACGCCTGTTGGTGGACCAGGATCTGGAAGGCTTACGGCTCCTATCGGAGCGCATGGGCCGGTGCGAACTGTTGGGAGACCTGTTGGAAAGCACGCTCCGATTGTTGGACGAGCGGCTCGGCTTTCGCCATTCGATGATTTTGCTGGCGGACGAGGCGAACGCCAAGCTGATCACCATTGCCAGCCATGGCTACTCCGACAACGGGGTCGGCTCCGAAGTGGGGATCGGGGAGGGCCTCATCGGCATGGTGGCCAGAGCCCGTTGTCCGCTCCGCCTGTCGGCCATCGACCACAGCCTGCGGTACGCCCGCGCGGTGCGGGGCCGCGTCGAAGCCGTGGACGGAGCGGAGGCGGTCTGTCGGGAAATCCCTCTCCCCGGGCTGCCCGGCGCCTCGGGACAACTTGCCGTGCCGCTGGTCTCGCACAAGTGCCTGATCGGCGTGCTGGCCGTCGAATGCACGGAACCGCTGGCCTTCATGGCTCGTGAAGACACGCTGTTGATGATCGTTGCCGGGCAACTCGCCGCCGGCATCGAACAATTGAGCCGAGAGGTGGAAGAACCTACGCCAGGCCCGGCGGTCCGATCCGCGACCAAGCCGCGCGCGACCGCCCCGCGCACGAGGCAATTTTCCTTTTTCCGTGCCGATGATTGTATCTTCGTGGATGGGGACTACCTGATTCGCAACACACCGGCCCGCATCCTCTGGCGTATCCTGACCCAGCATCGAGAAGCGGGCCGCTGCGACTTCACCAACCGCGAGCTGCGGATGGACGCCTGGCTGGGCCTGCCGGAATTCAAGGACAACTTGGAGAGCCGCTTGATCCTCCTTCGCAAACGCCTGGAACAGAAGTGTCCCGACATCCGCTTGGTTCCGCGCGGGCGGGGCCGGTTCGCGCTGGAAACTGAAGTAGCGATCGAGCTGGCTGAGCGAGGGAGTTAG
- a CDS encoding DEAD/DEAH box helicase, translating into MKQHTNHPQTEPAAKGFSPGFAALGLEASLLAALETLGYEEPTPIQKGAIPPLLEGRDLLGQAATGTGKTAAFALPLLQRIAHGPRHRPTALILVPTRELAVQVSEAVQRYGKEMRIGVLALYGGQAMGPQLQALRRGVEVIVATPGRALDHLRRQTLKLADLQIVVLDEADEMLDMGFADDLDAILEQTPATKQTALFSATMPPRIAAIARRHLKDPVDVTIAREPVKAGAAPRVQQTAYVVLRQHKVAALARVLDMATPKSALVFCRTRLEVDEVTAALLGRGYRVEAIHGGMSQVQRDRVMQSFRSGQTELLVATDVAARGLDIPSVSHVINYDLPSSVEVYVHRIGRTGRAGREGTAITIVEPREQRLLRSVEQHTKARITIAPVPSVGDLLAKRLERTKGSIQEALDAGELDDFRRVVQALAGSADLMDIAAAAVKLVYKAHGGDRAEEDIPAMPVRAPEPYRSGRSSYGQAGGYGDRARAPRGGPGRGRAAGAVRVYIGAGRAMGVRPGDLVGAIANEAGVPSRMIGAIEVEDRFSIVDVQEEAARQVIDALGRTRIKGQKVSVRLFRD; encoded by the coding sequence ATGAAACAGCACACGAACCATCCGCAGACCGAACCGGCGGCCAAGGGGTTTTCGCCGGGTTTTGCCGCCTTGGGGCTGGAAGCCTCGTTGCTCGCCGCGCTCGAAACGTTGGGCTACGAAGAGCCGACGCCTATTCAGAAGGGAGCCATTCCGCCGCTCCTCGAGGGCCGGGACCTCTTGGGGCAGGCGGCTACGGGCACGGGAAAGACCGCGGCCTTCGCCTTGCCCCTGTTGCAGCGGATCGCCCATGGCCCGCGCCATCGTCCCACGGCGCTCATTTTGGTGCCGACCAGGGAACTGGCCGTACAGGTCAGCGAGGCAGTCCAGCGGTACGGCAAGGAGATGCGGATCGGGGTCTTGGCGCTGTACGGGGGGCAGGCGATGGGACCGCAGCTGCAGGCGCTGCGGCGTGGCGTCGAGGTGATCGTGGCGACACCGGGACGGGCCTTGGACCATCTGCGGCGACAGACTCTGAAGCTGGCGGATCTCCAAATCGTCGTCCTCGACGAGGCGGACGAGATGCTCGACATGGGATTTGCCGACGATCTGGATGCGATCTTGGAGCAAACTCCGGCGACCAAGCAGACGGCGTTGTTCTCCGCCACCATGCCGCCCCGGATTGCCGCCATTGCCCGCCGCCACTTGAAGGATCCGGTCGATGTCACGATCGCGCGGGAACCGGTCAAGGCGGGGGCTGCTCCGCGGGTGCAACAGACCGCCTACGTCGTGTTGCGCCAGCACAAGGTCGCGGCGTTGGCGCGGGTGTTGGATATGGCCACGCCTAAATCCGCGCTCGTCTTTTGCCGGACGCGGTTGGAGGTCGATGAAGTGACCGCGGCCTTGCTCGGCCGGGGGTACCGTGTCGAGGCCATCCACGGCGGCATGAGCCAGGTACAGCGGGATCGAGTGATGCAGTCCTTTCGCTCGGGACAGACCGAACTGCTGGTCGCCACCGACGTGGCGGCTCGCGGCTTGGACATCCCCTCCGTCTCGCACGTCATCAATTACGATCTGCCTTCCTCGGTGGAGGTCTATGTCCATCGTATCGGTCGGACGGGACGGGCCGGACGCGAAGGGACGGCGATCACCATCGTCGAGCCCCGCGAGCAGCGACTCTTGCGGAGCGTCGAGCAGCACACGAAGGCGCGCATCACGATCGCCCCGGTGCCGTCCGTCGGCGACCTGTTGGCTAAACGTCTGGAGCGGACGAAGGGTTCGATCCAAGAGGCCTTAGACGCCGGTGAGTTGGACGATTTCCGTCGCGTCGTGCAGGCCTTGGCCGGCTCAGCCGACCTGATGGATATCGCGGCGGCGGCGGTCAAACTCGTCTACAAAGCTCATGGCGGCGACCGGGCCGAAGAGGACATTCCCGCCATGCCCGTGCGGGCTCCGGAGCCCTATCGGAGCGGGCGATCCTCCTACGGCCAAGCCGGTGGCTATGGCGACCGCGCGCGCGCGCCGCGTGGCGGCCCCGGTCGTGGTCGCGCGGCGGGGGCGGTGCGTGTGTATATCGGGGCCGGTCGTGCCATGGGAGTCAGGCCTGGCGATTTGGTCGGCGCCATTGCGAACGAAGCCGGCGTCCCCTCGCGCATGATCGGTGCGATCGAAGTGGAGGATCGGTTTTCCATCGTCGACGTGCAGGAAGAAGCCGCGCGTCAGGTGATCGACGCGCTGGGCCGGACGAGGATCAAGGGGCAGAAGGTGTCCGTGAGGTTGTTTCGGGATTGA
- a CDS encoding inorganic pyrophosphatase has translation MSKREIEVSQRLMSYMFKAHPWHGVSIGERAPEMVTTYIEIVPTDTVKYEVDKASGFLKVDRPQRFSNFCPVYYGLIPQTYCGEQVAKLFGERANRPGMIGDGDPLDICVLTEKTIPHSDILLTALPIGGLSMADGGEADDKIIAVMRDDAVYGNFTDLKDCPMTLLDRLQHYFLTYKHAPGSTQHKVEITGMYGRDEALRVIRASHEDYQKKFPELESLWTAVGKRS, from the coding sequence ATGAGTAAAAGGGAGATCGAAGTCTCGCAGCGGCTGATGAGTTACATGTTCAAGGCTCATCCTTGGCACGGCGTGTCCATCGGCGAACGGGCGCCTGAGATGGTGACGACCTATATTGAAATCGTTCCGACCGATACGGTGAAGTACGAGGTCGACAAGGCCAGCGGCTTCTTGAAAGTGGATCGTCCGCAACGGTTCTCGAACTTTTGCCCCGTCTATTACGGCTTAATTCCGCAGACCTATTGCGGCGAACAGGTCGCCAAGTTGTTCGGGGAGCGCGCCAACCGGCCCGGCATGATCGGCGACGGCGATCCGCTCGATATCTGCGTGCTCACGGAGAAGACGATTCCCCACAGCGACATTCTGCTCACGGCTTTGCCCATCGGCGGACTCAGCATGGCCGACGGGGGCGAAGCCGACGACAAGATCATCGCCGTCATGCGCGATGACGCCGTCTACGGCAACTTTACCGATTTGAAGGACTGCCCCATGACGCTCCTCGATCGGCTGCAACATTACTTCCTCACCTACAAACATGCGCCGGGGTCGACCCAGCACAAGGTGGAAATCACCGGCATGTATGGGCGGGATGAGGCCCTGCGGGTCATCCGGGCCAGCCATGAGGATTATCAGAAAAAATTTCCCGAGCTCGAATCGCTTTGGACCGCCGTCGGCAAGCGGAGCTAG
- a CDS encoding AAA family ATPase, whose protein sequence is MVILVMGVSGAGKTVVGRALAGNLGWTFIDGDDLHPPGNIEKMRSGQALTDEDRQPWLAKLHAAVVDVLSRGQSAVVACSILTRDYRRTVRRGVEEQVRVVYLRGSEVLFRDRLDRRTAHFMGPDLLASQLALLEEPIDALVVDAALPPERLIRLIRASLGL, encoded by the coding sequence ATGGTCATTTTGGTGATGGGCGTGTCGGGAGCAGGCAAGACGGTGGTGGGTCGCGCGCTGGCCGGTAACCTCGGCTGGACGTTTATCGATGGTGACGACCTGCACCCGCCGGGGAATATCGAAAAGATGCGGAGTGGGCAGGCCCTGACCGATGAGGATCGGCAGCCCTGGCTCGCTAAGCTGCATGCGGCCGTGGTCGACGTGCTGTCCAGGGGGCAATCGGCTGTCGTGGCCTGCTCGATCTTGACGCGAGACTACCGACGGACTGTGCGTCGGGGCGTCGAGGAGCAGGTGCGGGTGGTCTATCTCAGGGGCAGTGAGGTGCTCTTCCGTGATCGGCTGGACCGCCGGACCGCCCATTTCATGGGGCCCGACCTTCTCGCCAGTCAACTGGCATTGCTGGAAGAGCCGATCGATGCGCTGGTGGTCGATGCCGCATTGCCGCCCGAGCGCCTCATTCGCCTGATTCGTGCCAGTCTCGGCCTGTGA
- a CDS encoding OsmC family protein, with protein MSPATMTGTINGVDVERMGATVQAVQQQPTLANFRFRAKNQWMRGGHNRSTIKSFYGAGQEDSLRTQPFVLEADEPPVLLGEDHGANPAEYLLHALAACLTTSMVYHAAARGIHIESLESTLEGDVDLQGFLGLSDQVRPGYQAIRVTFTVQSDASPEQLRELAKFSPIHDTIANPVPVTIDVQAK; from the coding sequence ATGTCACCAGCCACGATGACCGGCACCATCAACGGCGTCGATGTGGAACGAATGGGGGCGACCGTACAGGCGGTGCAGCAACAACCGACCCTGGCGAATTTTCGGTTCCGCGCGAAGAACCAGTGGATGAGGGGCGGCCACAACCGTTCGACGATCAAGAGTTTCTACGGCGCGGGGCAGGAAGACAGCCTCCGCACCCAGCCCTTCGTGCTCGAGGCGGATGAGCCGCCCGTGCTTTTGGGCGAAGACCATGGGGCGAACCCGGCGGAGTATCTGCTGCATGCGCTGGCCGCCTGTCTCACCACGTCCATGGTCTACCATGCAGCCGCGCGCGGCATTCACATCGAGTCGTTGGAATCGACGTTGGAAGGGGATGTGGATCTGCAGGGTTTTCTCGGCCTGTCCGACCAGGTGCGCCCCGGGTATCAAGCCATTCGGGTCACATTCACCGTCCAGTCGGACGCAAGCCCCGAACAGCTGCGGGAGTTGGCGAAGTTTTCACCGATTCACGACACGATTGCGAATCCGGTTCCGGTGACCATCGACGTACAGGCCAAGTGA
- a CDS encoding cytochrome c produces the protein MAAKKNSVWAWSRTGLRGALCLTAALSGQAAKGADAGAHEPSAPLPPAAEQGRTLFNGKGLCSTCHGIDGYRDRLPPQLSPNIRENIGRLDPPPADLRRAETLTLTTDKQRFEAIRHGHLRTAMYPLSKESLSDEEILSLLPYLAALRGTARAAAPMGGTGDGSSLQGDAKSGRTLYHEIGGCAVCHGIEGHLNRKPPISADLSKRLSRLAVPPANLRDPAKLKAQDDEDRYRSIKLGHPGTAMYPKNLLRDEDIRDLIAYLRTLREATR, from the coding sequence ATGGCTGCGAAAAAGAATTCCGTGTGGGCGTGGAGCAGGACGGGACTGAGGGGAGCGCTCTGCCTCACGGCGGCGCTCAGCGGACAAGCCGCGAAGGGGGCGGACGCCGGCGCACACGAACCATCGGCTCCCCTTCCGCCGGCCGCCGAGCAAGGCCGCACCCTCTTTAACGGCAAGGGGCTCTGCTCCACCTGTCACGGCATCGACGGATATCGCGATCGGCTCCCACCGCAGCTCAGTCCGAATATTCGCGAGAACATCGGCCGCCTCGATCCTCCCCCGGCCGACCTGAGGCGAGCCGAGACCCTCACACTGACCACGGACAAACAGCGCTTCGAGGCCATCCGCCATGGCCATCTCCGGACGGCGATGTACCCGCTGTCGAAGGAATCCTTGAGCGATGAAGAAATTTTGTCGCTGTTGCCCTACTTAGCCGCTCTTCGCGGTACTGCACGGGCCGCCGCCCCGATGGGCGGAACGGGTGACGGGAGCAGCCTGCAAGGTGACGCGAAGAGCGGTCGGACGCTCTACCACGAAATCGGCGGCTGCGCCGTCTGCCACGGCATCGAGGGCCATCTGAACCGCAAGCCCCCGATCTCAGCCGATCTCTCTAAACGACTGAGCCGCCTCGCCGTCCCGCCGGCCAACCTGCGTGACCCGGCGAAACTCAAGGCCCAGGACGATGAGGATCGTTACCGCTCGATCAAGCTGGGCCATCCGGGCACTGCGATGTATCCTAAGAACCTGCTCCGCGATGAGGACATTCGCGACCTCATCGCCTATTTGCGCACCCTCCGCGAGGCGACGCGCTGA
- a CDS encoding CBS domain-containing protein produces the protein MPPGSQPSDQHPSVLSDARQDEPAPTVQAIMSRRLVTVAMDDSLARARELFNEFHFHHLLVVEGRELVGIISDRDLLKAVSPYVGTMSETDRDRATLQKRVHQIMSRTLVTVTLHTSVTAASQLLLENRVSCLPVLTTAGHLEGIVTWRDLLREYLRYQAAA, from the coding sequence ATGCCCCCCGGCTCCCAACCATCAGATCAGCACCCGTCCGTCCTCTCCGACGCCCGACAGGACGAGCCGGCTCCGACCGTTCAAGCCATCATGTCCCGGCGGCTGGTGACGGTCGCGATGGATGATTCCCTTGCACGGGCGCGTGAACTGTTCAACGAGTTCCACTTCCACCACCTGCTGGTGGTGGAAGGACGGGAATTGGTCGGTATCATCTCCGATCGCGACCTGTTGAAGGCCGTCAGCCCCTATGTGGGGACGATGTCGGAAACGGACCGCGATCGCGCCACGCTCCAGAAGCGGGTCCACCAGATCATGAGCCGTACGCTCGTCACCGTCACCCTCCACACCAGCGTGACGGCGGCATCCCAACTCCTCCTTGAGAATCGCGTCTCCTGCCTGCCGGTCCTCACAACCGCCGGCCACTTGGAAGGTATCGTCACCTGGCGGGACCTCCTGCGGGAATACCTGCGATACCAAGCGGCCGCATAG
- a CDS encoding methyltransferase, whose product MQLGTAFMGSKTLLSAVELGLFTELAKGPMEAEALTTRLQLHPRSARDFFDALVALGMLKRTGRRYANTPEAAKFLDRNKPSYVGGILEMANARLYRFWGSLTEGLQTGKAQNEVKTGEDFFGTLYADPERLEGFLKAMTGLSIGAAQVIAKKFPWKKYRSFTDVGCAQGGVAVEIALAHKHLRGGGMDLPVVRPIFEAYAQQRGVGARLRFHTGDFFKDPLPESDVIIMGHILHDWNLEEKIMLIRKAYEALPANGALIVHEALIDDARSRNAFGLLMSLNMLIETHGGFDFTGADCRRWMQDVGFRRTKVERLAGPDGMVVGFK is encoded by the coding sequence ATGCAACTGGGTACGGCGTTCATGGGGTCGAAGACACTGCTCAGCGCCGTCGAACTGGGCCTCTTCACGGAACTGGCCAAGGGACCGATGGAGGCCGAAGCCTTGACCACCCGCTTGCAACTGCATCCCCGCAGTGCGCGGGACTTTTTCGATGCTCTGGTGGCGCTGGGCATGTTGAAGCGGACCGGCCGGCGTTATGCCAATACGCCGGAGGCTGCCAAGTTTTTGGACCGCAACAAACCGTCCTACGTGGGCGGCATCCTTGAAATGGCGAATGCGCGGCTCTACCGGTTTTGGGGCTCGCTGACCGAGGGACTGCAGACCGGGAAGGCGCAGAACGAGGTCAAGACCGGCGAGGATTTCTTCGGCACCCTCTATGCCGACCCCGAACGGCTCGAAGGGTTTCTCAAGGCCATGACCGGTTTGAGCATTGGGGCGGCGCAGGTCATTGCCAAGAAATTTCCCTGGAAGAAGTACCGCTCCTTTACCGATGTCGGCTGCGCGCAGGGCGGAGTCGCGGTGGAGATCGCGCTGGCGCACAAACACCTCCGGGGTGGGGGGATGGATCTGCCGGTCGTGCGCCCGATCTTCGAGGCCTATGCGCAACAACGTGGCGTGGGGGCACGCCTGCGATTTCATACCGGAGATTTTTTCAAGGATCCGCTGCCCGAGAGCGATGTGATCATCATGGGGCACATCCTCCACGACTGGAATTTGGAGGAGAAAATCATGCTGATCCGCAAGGCCTACGAAGCCCTGCCGGCCAACGGCGCCCTCATCGTGCACGAGGCGCTGATCGACGATGCGCGCAGTCGCAACGCCTTCGGCTTGCTCATGAGCCTGAACATGTTGATCGAAACGCACGGCGGCTTCGACTTCACCGGCGCGGACTGCCGCCGCTGGATGCAGGATGTCGGATTCCGGCGCACCAAGGTCGAGCGATTGGCCGGACCGGACGGCATGGTGGTGGGTTTTAAATAG
- a CDS encoding tetratricopeptide repeat protein encodes MQSQATRTPAQRRTLSILVLLASSIASPLHAPAWPAERSETATLSGQELLKIGEIHDVQQHWQETLTYYRLALSTFRAQQQPQGIATSLVKIAAVNERQGKIRDAYDLLREAVPLYGRTKDRAGQARALLALGRMSARLGYGEEARSSLLQAQDLYRRIKQPAGRNETLIHLGLLDIGEGSMERGLVLLQQAQQDARSRKDIDQQLATWLALGDAHALGDRPQEAVAAYDAGLALAEAEHRVALEAKLQFRLAAAAAADDRLEDGIRSGKRALLLSQTLHDVEAEAAAWSLLHDFYRRADRPEAEEAEQRALTLYRNRSFSVHGGR; translated from the coding sequence ATGCAGAGTCAGGCCACTAGGACTCCGGCGCAGCGCCGGACTCTGTCGATCCTTGTCCTTCTCGCCTCCTCGATCGCGAGTCCCCTTCACGCCCCGGCATGGCCTGCCGAACGGTCGGAGACGGCGACCCTCTCGGGCCAGGAACTGCTGAAGATCGGCGAGATCCACGATGTGCAACAACATTGGCAGGAAACGCTCACCTACTACCGCCTCGCCCTCTCGACGTTCCGCGCCCAACAGCAGCCGCAGGGCATCGCCACATCGCTGGTGAAAATCGCCGCGGTGAACGAACGCCAGGGCAAGATTCGAGACGCGTACGATCTGCTCCGGGAAGCCGTGCCCTTGTATGGACGCACAAAGGATCGAGCAGGTCAGGCCCGTGCACTGCTCGCATTAGGCCGCATGTCGGCTCGGCTCGGGTACGGCGAGGAGGCGCGCTCCTCACTCTTGCAGGCCCAGGACCTCTACCGCCGAATCAAGCAGCCGGCGGGCCGCAATGAGACGCTGATCCACCTGGGACTCCTGGACATCGGCGAGGGTTCGATGGAACGGGGCTTGGTCTTGCTCCAGCAGGCGCAGCAGGATGCCCGGAGCCGCAAGGACATCGACCAGCAGTTGGCAACCTGGCTGGCGCTGGGCGACGCCCATGCGCTGGGCGATCGTCCGCAAGAGGCAGTTGCGGCCTATGACGCAGGCCTCGCCCTAGCGGAAGCGGAGCACCGAGTGGCTCTCGAAGCGAAGCTACAATTCCGGCTCGCCGCCGCAGCCGCCGCCGACGATCGGCTGGAGGATGGGATCCGGTCGGGAAAACGAGCGCTGCTGCTGTCGCAAACCCTGCACGATGTCGAGGCCGAAGCCGCCGCCTGGTCCCTGCTGCACGACTTCTATCGCCGAGCGGATCGGCCCGAAGCCGAAGAAGCCGAACAGCGCGCCCTCACGCTCTATCGGAACCGCAGCTTCTCCGTGCATGGAGGCAGATGA
- a CDS encoding GIY-YIG nuclease family protein, with amino-acid sequence MGWVVYILECRDGTLYTGITTDLERRLRDHAAGTAAKYTRGRGPLTVRYTESTSDRPTALQREAAIKALPRSAKLALFEQSPAIPLW; translated from the coding sequence ATGGGTTGGGTCGTTTATATCCTGGAATGCCGCGACGGGACCCTCTATACGGGCATCACGACCGACCTGGAGCGCCGACTGCGTGACCATGCCGCAGGGACGGCGGCGAAATATACGAGGGGGCGAGGGCCGCTTACCGTGCGTTACACCGAATCTACATCAGACCGACCCACAGCCCTTCAACGCGAAGCCGCCATCAAGGCACTGCCCCGTTCGGCGAAGCTGGCTTTGTTCGAACAGTCGCCGGCAATCCCCCTTTGGTGA
- a CDS encoding TCR/Tet family MFS transporter, with amino-acid sequence MSSPAVAGPPQRAAVFFILVTVVLDMLSFGIIIPVLPKLVEEFLGGDTAMAASIYGLMGTAWALMQFVCSPIQGALSDRFGRRPVVLLSNLGLGLDFILMALAPNVGWLFAGRVISGIASSSFSTAGAYIADVTPPDKRAAAFGLMGASFGLGFILGPIVGGLLGAVDPRWPFWGAAATSLLNATYGFFVLPESLPRDRRAPFNWRRANPVGALNLLRSHHELFGLATANFLVNLAHGVLPSVAVLYLGYRYGWGPSAVGFTLAAVGACAMVVQGALVKPITARLGERRTLITGLLCGAMGFAIYGLAPTPELYCLGIPVMAFWGLAGPSAQVFMTRRVRPTEQGQLQGAIASLTGIAGLIGPTLFTQTFAAFIGPQADWHLPGAPYLLSSMMLLVAMAVAWRVTRSVG; translated from the coding sequence ATGAGTTCGCCAGCGGTCGCAGGGCCGCCGCAGCGCGCGGCGGTCTTTTTCATTCTCGTTACGGTCGTGCTCGACATGTTGTCGTTCGGCATCATCATTCCGGTGTTGCCGAAGCTGGTCGAGGAGTTCCTGGGCGGCGACACGGCGATGGCGGCCTCGATCTACGGTCTCATGGGCACGGCTTGGGCCTTGATGCAGTTCGTCTGCTCCCCGATTCAGGGGGCGCTCTCCGACCGCTTCGGCCGCCGTCCGGTGGTCCTGCTCTCGAACCTGGGGCTCGGCCTCGATTTCATCTTGATGGCGCTGGCCCCCAACGTGGGGTGGCTGTTTGCGGGGCGAGTGATTTCCGGCATCGCCTCGTCGAGCTTCAGTACCGCCGGCGCCTATATCGCCGACGTGACGCCGCCGGACAAACGCGCCGCCGCATTCGGATTGATGGGCGCCTCGTTCGGGTTGGGGTTCATCCTCGGCCCTATCGTGGGGGGGCTGTTGGGGGCTGTGGATCCTCGTTGGCCCTTTTGGGGCGCGGCGGCTACGAGTTTGCTCAATGCGACCTATGGGTTCTTCGTGCTGCCGGAATCGTTGCCTCGCGACCGCCGGGCGCCGTTCAACTGGCGCAGGGCCAACCCGGTGGGGGCTTTGAATCTCCTGCGCTCGCACCACGAACTCTTCGGCCTCGCCACCGCCAACTTTTTAGTCAACCTGGCCCACGGCGTGTTGCCGAGCGTGGCAGTGCTGTATCTGGGCTATCGCTACGGCTGGGGGCCGTCGGCGGTCGGGTTTACGTTGGCGGCGGTCGGGGCCTGCGCGATGGTTGTGCAGGGAGCCTTGGTGAAACCGATCACGGCGCGATTGGGCGAGCGCCGCACCTTGATCACCGGCCTGCTGTGCGGGGCGATGGGCTTCGCCATCTATGGGCTGGCGCCCACTCCAGAACTCTATTGCCTGGGCATTCCGGTGATGGCCTTCTGGGGGCTGGCCGGCCCCTCGGCGCAGGTGTTCATGACCAGGCGGGTGCGTCCCACGGAACAGGGCCAGTTGCAGGGCGCGATTGCGAGCCTCACCGGCATTGCCGGTTTGATCGGCCCGACCCTCTTCACGCAAACCTTCGCCGCCTTCATCGGGCCGCAGGCCGATTGGCACCTTCCGGGCGCGCCCTATTTGCTGTCGAGCATGATGTTGCTGGTGGCGATGGCGGTGGCCTGGCGCGTGACCAGGTCGGTCGGCTGA